One part of the Pandoraea faecigallinarum genome encodes these proteins:
- a CDS encoding LysR substrate-binding domain-containing protein: MGSTDEASMKIRQLEAFRALILRQTVTRAADMLHVSQPAVTRLINDLEADVGFSLFDRSNGRLNPTPEAMVLFEEVERSFAGIDRIAQTAEQIKSLRRGSLHIAGAPALALEFLPTTLTGFMRAHPGVSTTLLIHASSIVVDMVVGRRCDVGFIAHPLTHAGANVETLHRAPMRCILPIGHRLADRDVIRPEDLRDESFVSYPKEFDNRMYIDRLFAERQIDRVMSAESQLSAAICVLVQHGAGVAIIDQVTARYAAGRVIVKPFEPVVMSGFSLVTSTQHPPSRLAQAFVDYTKERMVELLED, from the coding sequence ATGGGCAGCACAGACGAGGCTTCGATGAAGATCCGGCAGTTGGAGGCATTTCGGGCGCTGATCCTGCGCCAGACGGTCACTCGCGCGGCGGACATGCTGCATGTTTCGCAACCGGCCGTGACACGACTCATCAACGATCTGGAAGCCGATGTAGGGTTTTCCTTATTCGACCGGAGCAACGGTCGCCTCAATCCGACGCCCGAGGCGATGGTCTTGTTCGAGGAAGTGGAGCGCTCGTTCGCGGGCATCGACCGCATTGCGCAGACCGCCGAACAGATCAAATCGCTTCGACGCGGCTCTCTGCACATCGCGGGCGCGCCGGCGCTCGCGCTGGAATTCCTGCCCACCACGCTCACCGGCTTCATGCGGGCGCATCCGGGCGTCAGCACGACGCTGCTCATCCACGCGTCGAGCATCGTGGTCGACATGGTGGTCGGCAGGCGGTGCGACGTCGGCTTCATCGCGCACCCGCTCACCCACGCCGGCGCCAACGTCGAGACACTGCATCGCGCGCCCATGCGCTGCATTCTGCCCATTGGCCACCGGCTTGCGGATCGCGACGTGATTCGTCCGGAAGACCTGCGCGACGAGTCGTTCGTGTCGTATCCGAAGGAGTTCGATAACCGGATGTACATCGACCGGCTGTTCGCGGAACGCCAGATCGATCGGGTGATGAGTGCGGAGTCTCAACTCTCGGCAGCGATTTGCGTGCTCGTGCAGCATGGCGCAGGCGTGGCGATCATCGATCAGGTCACGGCGCGTTATGCAGCCGGCCGCGTCATCGTCAAACCCTTCGAGCCAGTCGTCATGTCGGGCTTTTCGCTGGTCACGTCGACACAGCATCCGCCCTCTCGACTGGCGCAGGCGTTCGTCGACTATACGAAGGAGCGCATGGTCGAACTGCTGGAAGACTGA
- a CDS encoding acetamidase/formamidase family protein → MLHDLPARPDTVHWGYFDATQKPALTIKSGDFIRAEAVTHHAGDAPELMMDAAVRAIYDTIPHEDRNPGVHIMTGPIYVEGAKPGDMLEVRYLQMIPRFRFGANVAAHWGQLYDDFQKERVTIYELDNSSNTAHALYAFDYPGKLTTPGKVVDHRECCKQPALAGVRVPVRPHLGTAGVAPDAHGRVTTVEPGLHGGNIDNWRIGAGATMYYKVQVDGGLFSIGDPHISQGDGEISGTAIEASLNVLFQVVLRKDFEFPSPLLETPDCWIVHGFHEDLDEAGKNAARDMIKLLTDQQGLSRDDAYSLMSVAADFGVTQVVDGTQGVHCTMPRGMFPPKSSESSKS, encoded by the coding sequence ATGCTTCACGACCTTCCCGCACGTCCCGACACGGTGCATTGGGGCTATTTCGACGCCACGCAGAAACCGGCGCTGACCATCAAGAGCGGCGACTTCATTCGCGCCGAGGCGGTCACGCATCACGCAGGCGACGCGCCCGAGCTGATGATGGACGCCGCCGTTCGCGCCATCTACGACACAATTCCCCACGAGGATCGCAACCCCGGCGTGCACATCATGACGGGGCCCATCTACGTGGAAGGCGCGAAGCCGGGCGACATGCTCGAAGTGCGCTATCTCCAGATGATTCCGCGCTTTCGCTTCGGCGCGAACGTGGCCGCCCACTGGGGGCAACTCTACGACGATTTCCAGAAAGAACGCGTCACGATCTACGAACTGGACAACAGCTCGAACACCGCGCACGCGCTGTATGCCTTCGACTACCCGGGCAAGCTCACCACACCGGGTAAGGTCGTCGATCATCGCGAGTGCTGCAAGCAGCCCGCGCTGGCCGGTGTGCGCGTACCGGTACGCCCTCACCTCGGCACGGCAGGCGTTGCGCCCGACGCGCATGGCCGTGTGACCACGGTCGAGCCCGGCCTGCACGGCGGCAACATCGACAACTGGCGCATCGGCGCGGGCGCCACGATGTATTACAAAGTGCAGGTCGATGGCGGTCTGTTCTCCATCGGCGATCCTCACATCTCGCAAGGTGACGGCGAGATCAGCGGCACGGCCATCGAAGCATCGCTCAATGTGCTCTTCCAGGTGGTGCTGCGCAAGGATTTCGAGTTCCCGTCGCCGCTGCTGGAAACACCCGACTGCTGGATCGTGCACGGCTTTCACGAGGATCTGGACGAAGCCGGCAAGAACGCCGCACGCGACATGATCAAGCTGCTCACCGACCAGCAGGGCCTGTCGCGCGACGACGCCTACTCGCTCATGAGCGTGGCGGCCGACTTCGGTGTGACGCAGGTCGTCGATGGCACGCAAGGGGTGCACTGCACCATGCCTCGCGGCATGTTCCCGCCGAAGTCGTCGGAGTCGTCGAAGTCGTGA
- a CDS encoding XapX domain-containing protein: MQYVYVGRNELVALIVGLVTGTLYSWLNLPIPAPNVLGGIFAIIFTYLGYLIVNAWRRSVTFGRPPSGGASGAGSSYPARSAGRS; encoded by the coding sequence ATGCAATACGTCTACGTCGGGCGCAACGAGCTTGTCGCCCTGATCGTCGGATTGGTGACGGGCACGCTGTACTCATGGCTCAATCTGCCCATTCCGGCACCGAATGTCCTCGGCGGCATCTTCGCCATCATCTTCACGTATCTCGGCTATCTGATCGTCAACGCATGGCGTCGCTCGGTCACTTTCGGGCGTCCGCCGTCCGGTGGCGCGAGCGGTGCCGGTTCGTCGTACCCGGCCCGTTCGGCCGGTCGGTCCTGA
- a CDS encoding DUF1427 family protein produces MVEITLGATELQAAAVGLVTGVLYTSVRAPIPAPNVLGGIFAIVGTFVGFAFVAAMRGQLHFG; encoded by the coding sequence ATGGTCGAAATCACCCTTGGCGCGACCGAGTTGCAGGCCGCGGCGGTCGGACTTGTGACTGGCGTGCTTTACACGAGCGTTCGCGCGCCGATTCCCGCACCCAACGTCCTCGGCGGCATCTTCGCTATCGTGGGCACGTTCGTGGGCTTCGCATTCGTTGCGGCGATGCGCGGACAGTTACACTTTGGCTAG
- a CDS encoding acetamidase/formamidase family protein, whose protein sequence is MDRAHFSTESYAQDQRGPAWQARLLDARLHFRAPSPNGLNPPLHGTLLTHRTPGGIELSVISSTPQTVSARAGGERGFLLILLLDGQAELASTGARNGETLCTGDIACIPGTQSADLIARTPFRLISVHVRHALIAPRLGSAPPSQACKLPERVSRLFGGLLGGLALQLETMHEADAHALEPVESVILECLASALSAVKPQAATNLSTSRSIVFTRICHRIQARLAEPDLSLSAIARDEHVSDRYLRKLFEDAGQSFSSYLRNSRLQRCHADLQNAAYEQLSVSDICYRWGFNDPSYFSQAFRERFGVSPKASRDQALRERALPERSRISRGHPDVPAGLAHLPHLRLAPEIASHATRAAHAGFPARDAAPGEATLHHALPHATGRHHYLRATRDSVHWGYLSHDIAPVLTVASGDTVTIETLTQHATDDWERMVQGDPGAESVFHWTATQKNVDRRGAGPMDASVYGRGAGEGFGVHICTGPIAVEDAMPGDVLEVRILDLRPRPSANPAYAGKAFGSHASTWWGFHYQDMLTLPREREVVTVFEIDCRKADGEADDEGSDVARAIYSFRWTPQRDPFGVVHPTIDYPGVPVDHTRITKNFRTLKHVEIPLRPHFGVLAVAPAQDGLIDSIPPSSYAGNLDNWRVTRGASVFLKVAVPGALLSIGDPHASQGDAELGGTAIECSLTGNIQLVLHKKAAIEANAPYADLTYPLVETPTEWIIHGFSSPNHLAELGQKAQSQIYMKSTLDSALRDAFLKARRFLMQVKRLTEDEATAILSVSVDFGITQVVNGNWGVHAIIRKGMFTD, encoded by the coding sequence TTGGATCGCGCGCATTTTTCCACCGAATCCTACGCTCAGGACCAGCGCGGGCCTGCATGGCAAGCCCGCCTGCTCGACGCGCGACTGCATTTTCGCGCCCCCTCGCCCAACGGCCTGAACCCGCCGCTGCACGGCACCCTGCTCACGCATCGCACACCGGGCGGTATCGAACTTTCCGTGATTTCGTCCACACCGCAGACCGTGTCGGCACGCGCGGGCGGCGAGCGTGGCTTTTTGCTCATCCTGCTGCTCGACGGACAGGCCGAACTCGCCAGCACGGGCGCACGCAACGGTGAGACGCTATGCACCGGCGACATCGCATGCATTCCGGGCACCCAGAGCGCCGATCTCATCGCGAGAACGCCGTTCCGGCTGATTTCGGTGCACGTGCGGCATGCCTTGATCGCGCCGCGGCTGGGTAGCGCGCCGCCATCGCAGGCGTGCAAATTGCCCGAGCGCGTGTCGCGCCTGTTCGGCGGCCTGCTGGGCGGCCTCGCCCTCCAGCTCGAAACGATGCACGAGGCCGACGCGCACGCGCTCGAACCCGTGGAGAGCGTCATTCTCGAATGCCTGGCATCGGCGCTCTCGGCAGTCAAACCGCAGGCGGCGACGAATCTTTCGACGTCGCGCTCCATTGTGTTCACGCGTATCTGCCACCGGATTCAGGCGCGTCTGGCCGAGCCTGATCTCTCGCTTTCGGCCATCGCCCGCGACGAACACGTGTCGGATCGCTATTTGCGAAAGCTCTTCGAAGACGCCGGCCAGAGTTTCTCGTCGTATCTGCGCAACAGTCGCTTGCAGCGCTGCCATGCGGATTTGCAAAACGCTGCGTACGAGCAGTTGTCCGTCTCGGACATCTGTTACCGCTGGGGCTTCAACGATCCGTCGTACTTCAGCCAGGCCTTTCGCGAACGCTTCGGCGTGTCACCCAAGGCGAGCCGCGATCAGGCGTTACGCGAGCGTGCGTTGCCCGAGCGCTCGCGCATCTCCCGGGGGCATCCCGACGTGCCCGCCGGTCTCGCCCATCTGCCGCATCTGCGGCTCGCGCCGGAGATTGCCTCACATGCCACTCGTGCCGCTCATGCCGGCTTCCCCGCGCGCGACGCCGCGCCCGGCGAGGCCACATTGCACCATGCGCTGCCGCATGCGACGGGACGGCATCACTATCTGCGTGCCACGCGCGACTCGGTGCATTGGGGCTATCTCAGTCACGACATTGCGCCGGTGCTCACGGTTGCATCCGGCGATACGGTGACGATCGAGACCCTGACCCAGCATGCGACGGACGACTGGGAGCGCATGGTTCAGGGCGATCCGGGCGCGGAAAGTGTGTTCCACTGGACCGCGACACAGAAAAACGTCGACCGGCGCGGGGCGGGGCCCATGGATGCCTCGGTCTACGGGCGCGGCGCGGGCGAAGGCTTCGGCGTGCACATTTGCACCGGCCCCATTGCCGTTGAGGACGCCATGCCGGGCGACGTGCTGGAAGTGAGAATTCTGGATCTGCGCCCCCGGCCGAGCGCCAACCCGGCGTACGCGGGCAAGGCGTTCGGCAGCCACGCGTCGACATGGTGGGGCTTTCACTATCAGGACATGCTCACGCTGCCGCGCGAGCGAGAAGTCGTGACAGTGTTCGAAATCGATTGCCGCAAGGCGGACGGCGAAGCCGACGACGAAGGGAGCGACGTCGCACGCGCGATCTACAGTTTCCGATGGACGCCGCAGCGGGACCCGTTCGGCGTCGTGCATCCGACCATCGACTACCCGGGTGTGCCGGTCGATCACACGCGCATCACCAAAAACTTCCGCACACTCAAACACGTGGAAATTCCGCTGCGCCCTCACTTCGGCGTGCTGGCGGTGGCCCCGGCGCAGGACGGCCTGATCGATTCGATTCCGCCGTCGAGCTACGCGGGCAATCTCGATAACTGGCGCGTCACGCGCGGCGCGAGCGTCTTTCTCAAGGTGGCCGTGCCCGGCGCCCTGCTCTCCATCGGCGATCCGCACGCCTCGCAGGGCGACGCCGAACTCGGCGGCACCGCCATCGAATGTTCGCTCACCGGCAACATTCAGCTGGTACTTCACAAGAAAGCGGCCATCGAGGCGAACGCGCCTTATGCCGACCTGACATATCCGCTCGTCGAGACGCCGACCGAGTGGATCATCCACGGCTTCAGTTCGCCGAATCACCTCGCGGAACTGGGGCAAAAAGCGCAGAGCCAGATTTATATGAAATCGACACTCGACAGCGCGCTGCGCGACGCCTTCCTCAAGGCGCGGCGCTTTCTCATGCAGGTCAAACGCCTGACCGAAGACGAAGCGACCGCCATCCTGTCGGTCTCCGTCGATTTCGGCATCACGCAGGTCGTCAACGGCAACTGGGGCGTTCACGCCATCATTCGCAAGGGCATGTTCACCGATTGA
- the mnmH gene encoding tRNA 2-selenouridine(34) synthase MnmH: MNHLRVPLASVGEFDEIIDVRTPAEFADDHIPGATNAPVLSNEERAIIGTMYKQVSPFDASREGAAMVARNIARHLETVFAERPRNWRPLVYCWRGGMRSASMTLMMNMIGWRARQLEGGYKTYRTDVVTSLQTLPPTFDYIVLAGHTGSGKTRLLHALAEVGAQTLDLEGLAVHRGSLLGAMPDAPQPSQKWFDTSLIGAMRGLDPQRPVFVEAESRRIGLITLPESLMASIRGTPRCVELHVPIDERVELLMQEYGHLLAQPEHFRAQLLRLVPLHGRAVVEQWLTLLESGELRALSEALVTRHYDPAYTRSSRKLLQGLTTAMPFAFHPVTQDARAQAQALLALTSPADRSSLSG; encoded by the coding sequence ATGAATCACCTCCGTGTCCCGCTCGCCAGCGTTGGCGAATTCGACGAAATCATCGACGTTCGCACGCCTGCCGAATTTGCCGACGACCACATTCCCGGGGCGACGAACGCCCCGGTGCTGAGCAACGAAGAGCGCGCGATCATTGGCACGATGTACAAGCAGGTCTCGCCGTTCGATGCCTCGCGCGAGGGCGCGGCGATGGTCGCACGCAACATCGCCCGGCATCTCGAGACGGTATTTGCCGAGCGCCCGCGCAACTGGCGTCCGCTCGTATATTGCTGGCGCGGCGGCATGCGCTCGGCGTCGATGACGCTGATGATGAACATGATCGGCTGGCGCGCCCGTCAGCTCGAAGGCGGTTACAAGACCTATCGCACCGACGTGGTGACGTCGCTTCAGACGCTGCCGCCGACGTTCGATTACATCGTGCTCGCCGGTCACACCGGCAGCGGCAAGACGCGCTTGCTGCATGCGCTGGCGGAGGTGGGCGCCCAGACGCTCGATCTCGAAGGCCTCGCCGTGCACCGCGGCTCGTTGCTCGGGGCCATGCCGGACGCACCGCAGCCCTCGCAGAAGTGGTTCGATACGTCGCTGATCGGCGCAATGCGCGGGTTAGACCCGCAACGTCCGGTTTTCGTGGAAGCGGAGAGCCGGCGCATCGGCCTCATTACCTTGCCCGAATCGTTGATGGCATCGATACGCGGCACGCCGCGCTGCGTCGAACTTCACGTCCCCATCGACGAGCGGGTCGAACTCCTGATGCAGGAGTACGGCCATTTGCTGGCGCAGCCAGAGCACTTTCGCGCGCAGTTGCTGCGTCTCGTGCCGTTGCATGGCAGGGCAGTCGTCGAGCAGTGGTTGACGTTGCTCGAGAGCGGCGAGCTGCGTGCGCTTTCGGAGGCGCTTGTCACGCGGCATTACGACCCGGCGTACACGCGCAGTTCACGCAAGCTCTTGCAGGGGCTGACGACAGCGATGCCGTTCGCCTTTCATCCGGTCACGCAAGATGCGCGCGCTCAGGCGCAGGCCTTGCTCGCACTCACTTCACCGGCAGACAGATCTTCGCTATCCGGATGA
- a CDS encoding isocitrate lyase/PEP mutase family protein, translated as MPRSTAEKRAAFRELHLAGCFVIPNPWDAGSAKYLEHAGFQAIASTSSGFAWSTGRPDNGVTRDTVLAHLRTLVEATDLPVNADFESGFGSTPGEVAQSVKMAVATGVAGLSIEDATGDDNEPLFPIDEAVARLKAARRAIDETGGDTLLVGRAENFFAGVPDLDDTIKRLQAYAEAGADCLYAPGIQSTDQICAVVSAVSPKPVNVLIGATSPFTLQTLADLGVRRVSVGGALARSAWGGFMHAVQALAQGRFDGFDGAASGATLNALFRQGE; from the coding sequence ATGCCACGCAGTACCGCCGAAAAACGCGCCGCGTTTCGCGAACTCCATCTTGCCGGCTGCTTTGTGATCCCCAACCCGTGGGACGCAGGCAGCGCCAAATATCTCGAACATGCCGGCTTTCAGGCCATTGCCTCCACCAGTTCCGGTTTCGCCTGGTCGACGGGACGCCCCGACAACGGTGTGACGCGTGACACGGTCCTCGCCCACTTGCGCACCCTGGTCGAGGCGACCGACCTGCCCGTGAACGCCGACTTCGAGAGCGGCTTCGGCAGCACGCCCGGCGAGGTGGCCCAAAGCGTGAAAATGGCGGTGGCGACCGGTGTGGCCGGCCTGTCCATCGAAGACGCCACGGGCGACGACAACGAGCCGCTCTTCCCCATCGACGAAGCGGTCGCTCGCCTGAAGGCCGCGCGCCGCGCCATCGACGAGACCGGCGGCGACACGTTGCTCGTGGGTCGGGCCGAGAATTTCTTCGCCGGCGTGCCCGATCTCGACGACACGATCAAGCGCCTGCAAGCGTACGCCGAAGCCGGGGCGGACTGCCTTTACGCGCCGGGTATCCAGTCGACCGACCAGATATGCGCGGTGGTCTCGGCCGTCTCGCCGAAGCCGGTCAACGTGCTGATCGGCGCCACCTCGCCCTTTACCTTGCAGACACTCGCCGACCTCGGTGTGCGCCGCGTGAGCGTGGGCGGCGCACTGGCCCGTTCGGCATGGGGGGGCTTCATGCATGCGGTCCAGGCGCTGGCGCAGGGCCGCTTCGACGGCTTTGACGGAGCAGCCAGCGGGGCTACGCTCAACGCGCTGTTCCGGCAAGGTGAATGA
- a CDS encoding class II aldolase/adducin family protein: protein MNSLHDTFAIPTPLGAPLPKPRVFDNVEDERADRKLRLAVAFRIFARFGLAEGIAGHITVRDPEFHDRFWVNRYAQHFSSIHPDDLILVDEAGGLHHGDGPVNAAAMAIHAGIHATLPHVTAAAHTHTTHGRAFSARARALAPINQEACLFFEDHVLFRGDVLVLGAEEGRRIARTMGHKRAAILLNHGLLCVGSSVDAAAYRFLAMERCAQVQLLAEAAGPLEVLCDAEAREVFRLLGSDYVVWFGYQGLYEQVLRECPSLTCVR from the coding sequence ATGAATTCCCTGCACGACACCTTTGCCATTCCCACGCCGCTCGGCGCGCCACTGCCCAAGCCCCGGGTGTTCGATAACGTCGAAGACGAACGCGCCGACCGGAAGCTGCGCCTTGCCGTGGCGTTTCGCATCTTCGCCCGCTTCGGCCTCGCCGAAGGCATTGCCGGTCATATCACGGTACGCGATCCCGAGTTTCACGATCGCTTCTGGGTGAATCGCTACGCGCAGCACTTCTCGTCGATTCATCCCGATGACCTGATTCTGGTCGACGAAGCGGGCGGACTGCATCATGGCGACGGGCCGGTCAACGCCGCCGCCATGGCGATCCACGCCGGTATTCACGCCACCCTGCCCCATGTGACGGCGGCCGCACACACGCACACCACACATGGGCGCGCCTTCTCCGCGCGCGCCCGGGCACTCGCGCCCATCAATCAGGAAGCCTGTCTGTTCTTCGAAGATCACGTGCTGTTTCGCGGCGACGTGCTTGTGCTGGGGGCTGAAGAAGGGCGTCGCATCGCCCGGACGATGGGTCACAAGCGTGCGGCCATACTGCTCAACCACGGCCTGCTGTGCGTCGGCTCCTCGGTCGACGCTGCCGCCTATCGCTTCCTCGCGATGGAGCGATGCGCCCAGGTTCAGCTGCTCGCCGAAGCGGCCGGCCCGCTGGAGGTGCTCTGCGACGCCGAAGCGCGCGAAGTGTTCCGTCTGCTGGGATCGGACTACGTGGTGTGGTTCGGCTATCAGGGGCTCTACGAACAGGTACTGCGCGAGTGCCCCTCGCTCACGTGCGTGCGCTGA
- a CDS encoding LysR substrate-binding domain-containing protein, which produces MRLGVPSLSALQAFEASARHQNFATAAQELALTHGAVCKRVGELEKHLGVALFERVRQRLVLTPAGAEYAKRIRVHLDQIRRDTLDVVRHGHETELEIAVGVTFAAQWLIPRLDDFYASIRDVRLHILGRDQPVFFDDCAFDAAIYFSTRLWPGMPGTALVTDDSLLLVASPQLVASQTSHAWMTLEQIAAQSWICPRDLPRVWDDWFASQGLTSPLEIRPLRSAQRYDMFIMAINATLAGLGVALLPRVLIERELASGALVQAHPHTLANPQTIYFSYPAQRRDWEPLRQFGAWLRGAVDTYLSART; this is translated from the coding sequence ATGCGTCTGGGCGTGCCCAGCCTCTCGGCGTTGCAGGCCTTCGAGGCCAGCGCGCGCCATCAGAACTTCGCCACTGCCGCGCAGGAGCTCGCGCTCACGCATGGCGCGGTCTGCAAGCGGGTCGGGGAGTTGGAGAAGCATCTGGGCGTGGCGCTGTTCGAGCGCGTCAGGCAGCGTCTGGTGCTTACCCCCGCAGGGGCCGAATACGCCAAGCGCATTCGCGTGCATCTCGACCAGATCCGGCGCGACACGCTGGACGTCGTGCGGCACGGGCACGAGACCGAACTGGAAATCGCCGTCGGCGTTACGTTCGCGGCGCAATGGCTCATCCCGCGGCTGGACGATTTCTACGCCAGCATACGAGACGTCCGCCTGCACATTCTCGGGCGCGATCAGCCTGTTTTTTTCGACGACTGCGCATTCGACGCCGCGATCTACTTCAGCACACGGTTGTGGCCCGGCATGCCCGGCACCGCGCTCGTTACCGACGATTCGCTCTTGCTCGTCGCGTCGCCGCAGCTGGTTGCGAGCCAGACGTCGCATGCCTGGATGACACTCGAACAGATCGCCGCGCAATCGTGGATCTGTCCGCGCGACCTGCCGCGAGTGTGGGACGACTGGTTCGCTTCGCAAGGCCTGACATCCCCCCTGGAGATCAGGCCGCTGCGCAGCGCACAGCGTTACGACATGTTCATCATGGCCATCAATGCCACGCTCGCCGGGCTGGGCGTGGCGCTGCTCCCGCGTGTGCTGATCGAGCGCGAACTGGCCAGCGGCGCGTTGGTGCAAGCCCATCCGCATACGCTCGCCAATCCACAAACCATCTACTTCTCGTATCCGGCGCAGCGTCGGGACTGGGAGCCGTTGCGCCAGTTCGGCGCCTGGTTGCGCGGCGCCGTCGATACCTATCTCAGCGCACGCACGTGA
- a CDS encoding MFS transporter, translated as MSSLTQSLKSGNWRALVACFLYFDTGFTVWVMLGPLAPFIGKDIAMTPAQTGFLVAVPVLGAAILRVTLGNLYQAFDGRKIALMGLALSAVPSVVLLLMPGTPSYTLLLVLGVFLGVGGASFAVALPMAGSNYPPKVQGLVLGLAAAGNVGAVLDGFMFPGLAEHYGWARAAGAALPLLALSALALVFWAKDQGVKSGNAPRAFSSFFVTVFGLVALVLCVHAGAFGEGKAGVLLLPVLGALLAIAVLPRHYRGVLGERDTWVIMLVYSITFGGFVGMSSYVTTLLISLYGMPRLEAGLFMSLLAFLGALVRPVGGLIADRISGVRALVLLLAAISIIDFVFAAWMPPQGAGIVLLVLVYLCFGLGNGATFQLVPQRWQGKTGLMSGIVGAAGGIGGFYLPVIMGMAKESTGSYQMGFATFGALAALAFLLVVALRTRWMSWALPKEVPGGVVLAGGVAHVE; from the coding sequence ATGAGCTCGCTCACGCAATCGTTGAAAAGTGGCAACTGGCGCGCGCTGGTTGCGTGTTTTCTCTACTTCGACACCGGCTTTACCGTCTGGGTGATGCTCGGCCCTCTGGCCCCGTTCATCGGCAAGGACATTGCGATGACGCCCGCGCAGACCGGGTTCCTCGTGGCGGTGCCAGTGCTTGGCGCGGCGATCCTGCGCGTCACGCTGGGCAATCTCTATCAGGCCTTCGATGGCCGCAAGATCGCCCTCATGGGGCTCGCACTGTCGGCCGTTCCGTCGGTCGTGTTGTTGCTCATGCCGGGCACGCCGTCGTACACGCTGCTGCTCGTGCTGGGCGTGTTTCTCGGTGTGGGCGGCGCCAGCTTCGCGGTTGCGCTGCCGATGGCCGGCAGCAACTATCCCCCCAAGGTGCAGGGACTGGTGCTCGGGCTCGCCGCTGCGGGCAATGTCGGCGCCGTGCTCGACGGTTTCATGTTCCCGGGGCTGGCCGAGCACTACGGCTGGGCGCGTGCGGCCGGTGCGGCGTTGCCATTGCTTGCCCTGAGCGCACTCGCACTGGTGTTCTGGGCCAAGGATCAGGGCGTGAAGTCGGGCAACGCACCGCGTGCGTTCTCGAGCTTCTTCGTCACGGTGTTCGGTCTCGTTGCGCTCGTGCTGTGCGTGCATGCGGGCGCCTTCGGCGAGGGCAAGGCGGGTGTGTTGCTGCTGCCGGTGCTGGGCGCACTGCTCGCCATCGCCGTGCTGCCGCGCCACTATCGCGGTGTCCTCGGCGAGCGCGACACGTGGGTCATCATGCTGGTCTACAGCATTACGTTCGGCGGCTTCGTGGGGATGTCGTCGTATGTGACCACGCTCCTGATTTCGCTCTACGGCATGCCGCGTCTCGAAGCGGGACTGTTCATGTCGCTGCTCGCGTTTCTCGGCGCGCTGGTGCGCCCGGTCGGCGGACTGATTGCCGATCGCATCTCCGGGGTGCGCGCACTCGTGCTGCTGCTGGCCGCCATCTCCATCATCGACTTCGTCTTCGCGGCATGGATGCCGCCGCAAGGGGCCGGCATCGTGCTGCTCGTGCTGGTCTATCTGTGCTTCGGTCTGGGCAACGGGGCCACGTTCCAGCTGGTGCCGCAACGCTGGCAAGGCAAGACGGGGCTGATGTCGGGCATCGTCGGCGCAGCGGGCGGCATCGGCGGCTTCTATCTGCCGGTCATCATGGGGATGGCCAAGGAATCGACGGGCAGCTATCAGATGGGCTTCGCCACTTTCGGCGCGCTGGCCGCGCTCGCGTTCCTGCTGGTCGTGGCACTGCGCACGCGCTGGATGTCGTGGGCACTGCCCAAGGAAGTGCCGGGCGGCGTGGTGCTCGCCGGTGGCGTGGCGCACGTCGAGTAA